In the Drosophila virilis strain 15010-1051.87 chromosome 4, Dvir_AGI_RSII-ME, whole genome shotgun sequence genome, CATAGCAAAATGCTGGCGATATCAATTTGCAGAACACACTCACTTGGGCATATTGAAATAGTGAACTTTTTGGCTTGTGCCTAATTATACAAACTCAAACTTAATTCAATTACAGCCCAGTTAGCCTCGGCTCTCGAGAGACAAAAGGTGTTGCCTACATTGCGgcgcataaatatgcatttcgCACTTGGCCACTTGTcggctttaaataaaatttgtgtaAAGCACATCCAAAAAGTCTATGCTGGTCTACGTAGCCAAGTTGGGTACATTTCTTAATTAGCTTTATGAGTTTTCAGGTAAGCCACCTGCCGGAATTCCCATGTGTGCGGTCATCCAGGTGTTTAAGGCtaaacttttattttcttttattttgcctgagaaattattatgcaaaatgatattaaaactttttgagTGATGCTTTTGTTCAACTTTGCCTGCTGAGCGGCACGCATGTGGGCGtgcattgtgtgtgtttgatggGCAGAGGCGAATGGTGGCGGGAAGGGAGGACGGCGGTTATATAAAGTCTATCAATGGCAAATGCAACAATGGCCAATTTGTAGGCAAGTTTCTTGAGGCGCATAAATTACGCTTGGCCTCTAATTGGAGCAAAGCCTGCATAGAAATGACGGCGACAAGACTTCAAATCAAAATTCATGGCATCGGAGTAGAGGTCCATGAAGGCAGGAAACAAAACCGGCAAGGCTGGCAGGGCCAAAGTCTCAGTCTAAGGCTGTTTGCCATAAAAGCGAAAGGCAACAAGGCGTAACATGCGATAAAATTGAGTTGAAAACGTGTTTCAAATCTAAAATTAACAAACTGAAGCGCAACCAGTCAACCATTCAGTGCGTCAGCTAGTcgagtcagtcagtcagtcagtcagtcgagTCTGTCTGTCAATCGCTGTGTCGCTAGCCCGCGACCCGGCCGAAGCCCAGCCTGCATGTAAATGACTTTTTAATGATGCCAGCCCCTGACAGGACACTGACTATAGCTGCACACTATTCCAGATACCTTTTACATTCGCTAAACAACTCGATTTGCTGCCATGCGCGTCCATTTCAAGTATTATAGTTTGCCAGCCTAATTGCTGACATAATTTTACACTTTAATAGTTTTTTCGTGTCCAGAAAGTAGCGACCTGTCCGCAACCTATCCAATATCCCAGTCCCAGACTCAGTTCCCGTCTGAGTTTGGGTCCCTGATATTGGTTTCATATGTAAATGAAGCTCTGATTAGCGCAAGTcatgaatttcaatttgtgcctaattaattgttgttttaagTTCTTTGCGTGCTGATGGAGCTTGTTCAACATGCACCCATACCTGACAATCTATTTTCccgcttttaattttttttttttatccaaCTACGTAATTGACATTACAATTGCGGACGGCTATCATTTCGAGTGGCTAATTGTGTTCACTTACATCTAATTACAGAATGGCCAATAGTAAAAACCTTTCATTAGAAACGACAAGTTGTATTTAAGTCTAATTATTAGTGTTCATTGTTATCCATTAGATAATTCCACAATAATCTAATAACATTTTTAGTCTACTGTTTCCGAAtcgtttctttttctttaatttaactaaattTAGACTTTTTGTtcaagtaaatattttatagtacAAGAGATTtggaatttttatatatatttattagcagaaaaatttcataaatgatatgttaattaatttaaaagtaaTAACATGTAATAAAATCGACGGAAGAGATATAACTTAACTAATGGTTAGGTCTTACATCATTATATTTTCGTTGGTTATCAAATGAATGCTATCACTTTCAGCTGCTCCCAGCCGAGCCCAGATTGCTCTGATACCATCATCATCAGGCACTCGGACGCCTAATGGTATGCTGTAAAATTATGCACTAAAGCATTTTGCTCGCGCATTGCAAACAATAATTTCGATTTCTATCAATGAAATTCCATAATGCGTCCAAAATCGAAAACCACTTCCCTCTACCCCCCACCCGCACGGCCCCCACCACATTAATACAACCTCCACTGCATGAACGCCCACTCACTAATGGAATTTCATGCTGGATATAGAGAAATTCGTGTGTTGTCGATAAAGACAAATCGTGTAGCAGACGCCGTCGTGCGGCTTGcttgtaaattataaaataatgttGGTTGCAATGCCAACGCGttctgctttttgtttttgccatgGAGCTGGTAAAGGGGCGTGGCAATGGTGTTGGTAGCACAGGGCAATCGACTGCAGTTTTTATGCCAGCCCGGCTAAGTGGCACATTTTGGGCATAGCTTTCAGACGGCGGCACTGAAATGCCCGAGCCTGCGGTTACAGCGGCGACTCGGAAAGCAAAATTCTGTGTTTCGTATAGCCTGTCTAACCGTATCCATATAAAATACAACGAACTCCCGCCACGCCGCCAACTCGGGCACTGCACTCGACTGTTGCCGCTGTCAAATAACTGACATTACCTCTTGCCGACGTCGCAGCGTCGCGTCGCTCACGTTTCGTGACTttgaacaataaaaaatttcgATTAGAATGTAAAAGCGGCAGCCGCACAACTGCAACGGCAATCAAACTCTAAGCGGGTGTGCCACAAAACTCTGGAAGAGACGTACGTCTAATagcaagaaaagaaaaaaaaaaaacaagtaagaatcTGGACGCAAGCtgccgactaggagataccctgcacccagCTTACCCGCGCTGTCAACATCAAATTTTTATAGTccaaaattttgcattaataGAGCGCATGGAGTTAGGCATctaatacataaaatatttagtatCTATGCATTTTCTGCCTATAGGAGAACATATCgggaaaataaatgtttaattcGATCTGATTGGCACAACGGTGTGCTGATCAAGATGGAGTCGAAGGTGCCCTCTTCTGTATGTTACATAGTTTTGCACACAAACCATCAACCCCTTCTATCCACTTGCAATGGACTTAGGGTACAAAAATGGCtaaattgtatattaatagaaaatgaaaacaagcatgttttttttttttttaactgcaACCGCGACAAGCGCAACGATAGAAAAACTGTTGTCTTTGCGATCCAAATGATTTTACTTGAATGCTTCGACCAGCAATAAATTCTATGGTATAGACAGAATGAGGTATGCCGCATATGTTAATTTCGCCTTTGGCATTGACTGGATTtcaattaaagaaatttaattttatttaaaagtaaattttgaattgaaaaaatttatataattttattgggcattttttaaataatcatttttctataatataatatagtattttacaaatttgtagtCTTCGCTGGTATTAACCGGCATTACCCAAATTAGGCTTTCTCTTTCCATTTGATGCCTCGATTTCAACCCTACCTTTCTACATTTACCTTCAacttaatcaaaataaaacccaataccctgtaatatcATTTAAAATCTGGCATAGCAAGCAAATAGAATTGCAAATAACTGAAACAGATGTTTCCTTGTGTCCTCTGTCAAAAGTGTTGAAACTTTTCAGATCGTTTTTCAGTCTCATTCTGATTATTGTTgtgtacacatatacatacagttttatttgctttacagtTTCTCTCCATTTTTCGAGTTTGAATAACGTATTCCCCAAGTTGGATCGAAGACTTTCAAGATAAGGTAGAGCTGCAGAGCTGAAGAGTTTGCATCTTTTAATTGGAATCCTTTCAGATCTTAAGAAATGGCATTTGTGGGTCGCATGAACAGTCGTGGCAAGTTTGTTGATTGTGAAATGTTCAGCGGTGGACGCTCTAAGGCGAATACGACACCCAATGGATCGTTAGATGAGGAGTTCGAAATGGGCACTCGGCGTACAAAATGCTCGCGTACATACATCAAGTCGTATGATCTTGAGCCGCGCCACTTGCTCTCTAGTCCTAGCACGGTGCGCTATGTGGGCCGCTCCGCATCGTCCTGCGAGCTCAACTCGATGGCCGACACGGAGATGTCCACACTGCGCTGCAGCTCACCGAGATCCTTGGAAACGGACACTGTAACACTGACACCCGAAAACAGCTCCGAAAATGGCTCCTTGTCTGATAGCAGTGGAGCAGTCGCTGCAACGGCCGAGAGAATAATGCCGCCGCCAAGACAACAAATGTTACTTAAGCAATACGAGGTGGAGGAGCAGCAACTGGAAAGAGGCTCCACAACATCCATGTGCAGCtgggaggaggaggaggccgTCTCCATGTATACGTCCATGGATAGTCAACCAATCGACGAACCCGAAACTCGGAGCTGCTGTGCTGTGCCGCTACTCGAACTTGGCTCGGACACAGCCTCCCTCTACTACGACCAGCAAGTGCAATTGGATCAATTAAAGCTGATGCGTCGCTCGAACGAGGCCTACGATAATTGGCTTTCGGGCAAGAAGCGGCAATACCAATacaagcagcaggcagcgcGTGAACAGCGCGAGCTAAAACAACGAAAGGAGGCACTGCGTCAACAGCTAAACGAGCAGCGGGTAAAGGAATGGTGTGAGCGAAAGGCACGCCAATGCAACGCAAACGCCAAAACTAGCACCAACACCAGCACCAACACGAACACCAACAAGCGCAGATCAAACACTGCTGCTAGGCCAGTTCGGCATCAATTGATGGATGAGACAACGGCGCAAAGGCACCTCCAGGGCTGGGAGTTGAAGAAGATGCAAC is a window encoding:
- the LOC6628010 gene encoding coiled-coil domain-containing protein 34, which produces MAFVGRMNSRGKFVDCEMFSGGRSKANTTPNGSLDEEFEMGTRRTKCSRTYIKSYDLEPRHLLSSPSTVRYVGRSASSCELNSMADTEMSTLRCSSPRSLETDTVTLTPENSSENGSLSDSSGAVAATAERIMPPPRQQMLLKQYEVEEQQLERGSTTSMCSWEEEEAVSMYTSMDSQPIDEPETRSCCAVPLLELGSDTASLYYDQQVQLDQLKLMRRSNEAYDNWLSGKKRQYQYKQQAAREQRELKQRKEALRQQLNEQRVKEWCERKARQCNANAKTSTNTSTNTNTNKRRSNTAARPVRHQLMDETTAQRHLQGWELKKMQQAEQRRQLEQREQLRKQREQQQRKQQAALAWQQWVKGVAQRPKPVPLNQGLNTLRGTVSNIYINPNQWVNVNEKSRT